The genomic interval CCGCACCCTCCCCCGGACCGCTTGTATGACCCTGCGATGAATGATGACCAGCCGATCATCGCGCCATCGCGCCCCGGATCACGCCTCCGTGGCGTCGGGGAGCGCGGGGTTGGGGGTGAGGACACGCCGCAGGACGTCCTCGACCTCGGCCCGGCCGGGCGGCAGGGACGCGGCAAGGCCGGACATGGTCAGCCCGTTCATGGCGGCCGTGGCGGCCCGCGCCGTCGGCCGGTCGACATACGGCAGGAGCGCGTTCATGGTCGCCTCGGTGTACAGGTCGGCGATGGGGCGCAGCGCGGGCCGGCGCAGGGCGGCGAGGTAGAGCTCCATCTGGACGACCTCCCGGTCGCGGTGGGGCCCGTAGCAGCCCATGAGCGCGTCCGTGAGGAGGAC from Streptomyces albireticuli carries:
- a CDS encoding TetR/AcrR family transcriptional regulator, whose translation is MTADPPARRRRDPERRIAEITAATERVIAGRGIEGLTHRAVADEAGVPLGATTYHFATKDDLILAALRRAYERYAAMLEEWVAQRPELTTNQLVVLLTDALMGCYGPHRDREVVQMELYLAALRRPALRPIADLYTEATMNALLPYVDRPTARAATAAMNGLTMSGLAASLPPGRAEVEDVLRRVLTPNPALPDATEA